The Sesamum indicum cultivar Zhongzhi No. 13 linkage group LG6, S_indicum_v1.0, whole genome shotgun sequence genome has a segment encoding these proteins:
- the LOC105164960 gene encoding endonuclease V isoform X2 — MEEDASTSGNSNISPQLVNEWIEIQDSLKKRLITDDEFDWKLPPMKDQDSEGMEENQDSNVEILKYVGGVDLSFSRNDSLIACATLVVLDISTLEVVHEDSSIIKLRIPYVPGFLAFREAPVLLELLKKMETTSPTLYPQVLMVDGNGLLHPRAPFLWISLLCHYWSLLKSLERSAGFGLACHLGVLADLPTIGIGKNLHQVDGLTQSRVRQVLEANGKPRSDIFPLIGDSGSTLGALVIVYLFRVPSRLSSCLVGFGFQNPSGRLTLDQRIFFESMA, encoded by the exons ATGGAAGAAGACGCTTCCACTTCAGGGAATAGCAACATCTCTCCCCAACTTGTGAACGAATGGATTGA AATCCAAGATTCACTCAAGAAACGGCTGATAACAGATGACGAATTCGACTGGAAGTTACCCCCAATGAAAGACCAAGATTCTGAGGGGATggaagaaaatcaagattcTAACGTTGAAATCCTCAAGTATGTGGGTGGGGTTGACTTGAGTTTCTCAAGAAATGACTCGTTAATTGCTTGTGCAACCCTTGTGGTTCTGGACATTTCTACTCTTGAAGTCGTGCATGAAGATTCCTCCATTATTAAGCTCCGTATCCCTTATGTTCCTGGCTTCTTGGCATTCAGAGAG GCACCAGTGCTTCTAGAACTTCTAAAGAAAATGGAGACGACATCACCTACATTGTATCCCCAG GTACTGATGGTTGATGGCAATGGACTTCTTCATCCTCGAG CTCCCTTTCTATGGATTTCATTGTTATGCCACTATTGGTCCTTACTGAAATCATTGGAAAGGTCTGCAGGCTTTGGATTAGCTTGTCATCTTGGAGTGTTGGCTGATCTTCCTACCATTGGGATAGGAAAGAAT TTGCACCAAGTTGATGGCCTTACGCAATCTAGAGTAAGACAAGTGCTTGAAGCTAATGGAAAGCCACGTAGTGATATCTTCCCTTTAATCGGCGACTCTGGGTCTACTTTAGGAGCA TTGGTCATCGTGTATCTCTTCCGAGTGCCATCAAGATTGTCAAGTTGTTTGGTAGGTTTCGGGTTCCAGAACCCATCAGGCAG gCTGACATTAGATCAAAGGATTTTTTTCGAAAGCATGGCTTAA
- the LOC105164960 gene encoding endonuclease V isoform X6: protein MEEDASTSGNSNISPQLVNEWIEIQDSLKKRLITDDEFDWKLPPMKDQDSEGMEENQDSNVEILKYVGGVDLSFSRNDSLIACATLVVLDISTLEVVHEDSSIIKLRIPYVPGFLAFREAPVLLELLKKMETTSPTLYPQVLMVDGNGLLHPRAPFLWISLLCHYWSLLKSLERSAGFGLACHLGVLADLPTIGIGKNLVIVYLFRVPSRLSSCLVGFGFQNPSGRLTLDQRIFFESMA, encoded by the exons ATGGAAGAAGACGCTTCCACTTCAGGGAATAGCAACATCTCTCCCCAACTTGTGAACGAATGGATTGA AATCCAAGATTCACTCAAGAAACGGCTGATAACAGATGACGAATTCGACTGGAAGTTACCCCCAATGAAAGACCAAGATTCTGAGGGGATggaagaaaatcaagattcTAACGTTGAAATCCTCAAGTATGTGGGTGGGGTTGACTTGAGTTTCTCAAGAAATGACTCGTTAATTGCTTGTGCAACCCTTGTGGTTCTGGACATTTCTACTCTTGAAGTCGTGCATGAAGATTCCTCCATTATTAAGCTCCGTATCCCTTATGTTCCTGGCTTCTTGGCATTCAGAGAG GCACCAGTGCTTCTAGAACTTCTAAAGAAAATGGAGACGACATCACCTACATTGTATCCCCAG GTACTGATGGTTGATGGCAATGGACTTCTTCATCCTCGAG CTCCCTTTCTATGGATTTCATTGTTATGCCACTATTGGTCCTTACTGAAATCATTGGAAAGGTCTGCAGGCTTTGGATTAGCTTGTCATCTTGGAGTGTTGGCTGATCTTCCTACCATTGGGATAGGAAAGAAT TTGGTCATCGTGTATCTCTTCCGAGTGCCATCAAGATTGTCAAGTTGTTTGGTAGGTTTCGGGTTCCAGAACCCATCAGGCAG gCTGACATTAGATCAAAGGATTTTTTTCGAAAGCATGGCTTAA
- the LOC105164960 gene encoding endonuclease V isoform X8, with protein sequence MEEDASTSGNSNISPQLVNEWIEIQDSLKKRLITDDEFDWKLPPMKDQDSEGMEENQDSNVEILKYVGGVDLSFSRNDSLIACATLVVLDISTLEVVHEDSSIIKLRIPYVPGFLAFREAPVLLELLKKMETTSPTLYPQVLMVDGNGLLHPRGFGLACHLGVLADLPTIGIGKNLVIVYLFRVPSRLSSCLVGFGFQNPSGRLTLDQRIFFESMA encoded by the exons ATGGAAGAAGACGCTTCCACTTCAGGGAATAGCAACATCTCTCCCCAACTTGTGAACGAATGGATTGA AATCCAAGATTCACTCAAGAAACGGCTGATAACAGATGACGAATTCGACTGGAAGTTACCCCCAATGAAAGACCAAGATTCTGAGGGGATggaagaaaatcaagattcTAACGTTGAAATCCTCAAGTATGTGGGTGGGGTTGACTTGAGTTTCTCAAGAAATGACTCGTTAATTGCTTGTGCAACCCTTGTGGTTCTGGACATTTCTACTCTTGAAGTCGTGCATGAAGATTCCTCCATTATTAAGCTCCGTATCCCTTATGTTCCTGGCTTCTTGGCATTCAGAGAG GCACCAGTGCTTCTAGAACTTCTAAAGAAAATGGAGACGACATCACCTACATTGTATCCCCAG GTACTGATGGTTGATGGCAATGGACTTCTTCATCCTCGAG GCTTTGGATTAGCTTGTCATCTTGGAGTGTTGGCTGATCTTCCTACCATTGGGATAGGAAAGAAT TTGGTCATCGTGTATCTCTTCCGAGTGCCATCAAGATTGTCAAGTTGTTTGGTAGGTTTCGGGTTCCAGAACCCATCAGGCAG gCTGACATTAGATCAAAGGATTTTTTTCGAAAGCATGGCTTAA
- the LOC105164960 gene encoding endonuclease V isoform X1, producing the protein MEEDASTSGNSNISPQLVNEWIEIQDSLKKRLITDDEFDWKLPPMKDQDSEGMEENQDSNVEILKYVGGVDLSFSRNDSLIACATLVVLDISTLEVVHEDSSIIKLRIPYVPGFLAFREAPVLLELLKKMETTSPTLYPQVLMVDGNGLLHPRAPFLWISLLCHYWSLLKSLERSAGFGLACHLGVLADLPTIGIGKNLHQVDGLTQSRVRQVLEANGKPRSDIFPLIGDSGSTLGAAMWTTKSSLKPIFISVGHRVSLPSAIKIVKLFGRFRVPEPIRQADIRSKDFFRKHGLS; encoded by the exons ATGGAAGAAGACGCTTCCACTTCAGGGAATAGCAACATCTCTCCCCAACTTGTGAACGAATGGATTGA AATCCAAGATTCACTCAAGAAACGGCTGATAACAGATGACGAATTCGACTGGAAGTTACCCCCAATGAAAGACCAAGATTCTGAGGGGATggaagaaaatcaagattcTAACGTTGAAATCCTCAAGTATGTGGGTGGGGTTGACTTGAGTTTCTCAAGAAATGACTCGTTAATTGCTTGTGCAACCCTTGTGGTTCTGGACATTTCTACTCTTGAAGTCGTGCATGAAGATTCCTCCATTATTAAGCTCCGTATCCCTTATGTTCCTGGCTTCTTGGCATTCAGAGAG GCACCAGTGCTTCTAGAACTTCTAAAGAAAATGGAGACGACATCACCTACATTGTATCCCCAG GTACTGATGGTTGATGGCAATGGACTTCTTCATCCTCGAG CTCCCTTTCTATGGATTTCATTGTTATGCCACTATTGGTCCTTACTGAAATCATTGGAAAGGTCTGCAGGCTTTGGATTAGCTTGTCATCTTGGAGTGTTGGCTGATCTTCCTACCATTGGGATAGGAAAGAAT TTGCACCAAGTTGATGGCCTTACGCAATCTAGAGTAAGACAAGTGCTTGAAGCTAATGGAAAGCCACGTAGTGATATCTTCCCTTTAATCGGCGACTCTGGGTCTACTTTAGGAGCA GCAATGTGGACAACTAAAAGCTCCCTAAAACCCATATTTATTTCAGTTGGTCATCGTGTATCTCTTCCGAGTGCCATCAAGATTGTCAAGTTGTTTGGTAGGTTTCGGGTTCCAGAACCCATCAGGCAG gCTGACATTAGATCAAAGGATTTTTTTCGAAAGCATGGCTTAAGCTAA
- the LOC105164960 gene encoding endonuclease V isoform X5 — translation MEEDASTSGNSNISPQLVNEWIEIQDSLKKRLITDDEFDWKLPPMKDQDSEGMEENQDSNVEILKYVGGVDLSFSRNDSLIACATLVVLDISTLEVVHEDSSIIKLRIPYVPGFLAFREAPVLLELLKKMETTSPTLYPQVLMVDGNGLLHPRAPFLWISLLCHYWSLLKSLERSAGFGLACHLGVLADLPTIGIGKNLHQVDGLTQSRVRQVLEANGKPRSDIFPLIGDSGSTLGAADIRSKDFFRKHGLS, via the exons ATGGAAGAAGACGCTTCCACTTCAGGGAATAGCAACATCTCTCCCCAACTTGTGAACGAATGGATTGA AATCCAAGATTCACTCAAGAAACGGCTGATAACAGATGACGAATTCGACTGGAAGTTACCCCCAATGAAAGACCAAGATTCTGAGGGGATggaagaaaatcaagattcTAACGTTGAAATCCTCAAGTATGTGGGTGGGGTTGACTTGAGTTTCTCAAGAAATGACTCGTTAATTGCTTGTGCAACCCTTGTGGTTCTGGACATTTCTACTCTTGAAGTCGTGCATGAAGATTCCTCCATTATTAAGCTCCGTATCCCTTATGTTCCTGGCTTCTTGGCATTCAGAGAG GCACCAGTGCTTCTAGAACTTCTAAAGAAAATGGAGACGACATCACCTACATTGTATCCCCAG GTACTGATGGTTGATGGCAATGGACTTCTTCATCCTCGAG CTCCCTTTCTATGGATTTCATTGTTATGCCACTATTGGTCCTTACTGAAATCATTGGAAAGGTCTGCAGGCTTTGGATTAGCTTGTCATCTTGGAGTGTTGGCTGATCTTCCTACCATTGGGATAGGAAAGAAT TTGCACCAAGTTGATGGCCTTACGCAATCTAGAGTAAGACAAGTGCTTGAAGCTAATGGAAAGCCACGTAGTGATATCTTCCCTTTAATCGGCGACTCTGGGTCTACTTTAGGAGCA gCTGACATTAGATCAAAGGATTTTTTTCGAAAGCATGGCTTAAGCTAA
- the LOC105164960 gene encoding endonuclease V isoform X4 has translation MEEDASTSGNSNISPQLVNEWIEIQDSLKKRLITDDEFDWKLPPMKDQDSEGMEENQDSNVEILKYVGGVDLSFSRNDSLIACATLVVLDISTLEVVHEDSSIIKLRIPYVPGFLAFREAPVLLELLKKMETTSPTLYPQVLMVDGNGLLHPRAPFLWISLLCHYWSLLKSLERSAGFGLACHLGVLADLPTIGIGKNAMWTTKSSLKPIFISVGHRVSLPSAIKIVKLFGRFRVPEPIRQADIRSKDFFRKHGLS, from the exons ATGGAAGAAGACGCTTCCACTTCAGGGAATAGCAACATCTCTCCCCAACTTGTGAACGAATGGATTGA AATCCAAGATTCACTCAAGAAACGGCTGATAACAGATGACGAATTCGACTGGAAGTTACCCCCAATGAAAGACCAAGATTCTGAGGGGATggaagaaaatcaagattcTAACGTTGAAATCCTCAAGTATGTGGGTGGGGTTGACTTGAGTTTCTCAAGAAATGACTCGTTAATTGCTTGTGCAACCCTTGTGGTTCTGGACATTTCTACTCTTGAAGTCGTGCATGAAGATTCCTCCATTATTAAGCTCCGTATCCCTTATGTTCCTGGCTTCTTGGCATTCAGAGAG GCACCAGTGCTTCTAGAACTTCTAAAGAAAATGGAGACGACATCACCTACATTGTATCCCCAG GTACTGATGGTTGATGGCAATGGACTTCTTCATCCTCGAG CTCCCTTTCTATGGATTTCATTGTTATGCCACTATTGGTCCTTACTGAAATCATTGGAAAGGTCTGCAGGCTTTGGATTAGCTTGTCATCTTGGAGTGTTGGCTGATCTTCCTACCATTGGGATAGGAAAGAAT GCAATGTGGACAACTAAAAGCTCCCTAAAACCCATATTTATTTCAGTTGGTCATCGTGTATCTCTTCCGAGTGCCATCAAGATTGTCAAGTTGTTTGGTAGGTTTCGGGTTCCAGAACCCATCAGGCAG gCTGACATTAGATCAAAGGATTTTTTTCGAAAGCATGGCTTAAGCTAA
- the LOC105164960 gene encoding endonuclease V isoform X3, whose translation MEEDASTSGNSNISPQLVNEWIEIQDSLKKRLITDDEFDWKLPPMKDQDSEGMEENQDSNVEILKYVGGVDLSFSRNDSLIACATLVVLDISTLEVVHEDSSIIKLRIPYVPGFLAFREAPVLLELLKKMETTSPTLYPQVLMVDGNGLLHPRGFGLACHLGVLADLPTIGIGKNLHQVDGLTQSRVRQVLEANGKPRSDIFPLIGDSGSTLGAAMWTTKSSLKPIFISVGHRVSLPSAIKIVKLFGRFRVPEPIRQADIRSKDFFRKHGLS comes from the exons ATGGAAGAAGACGCTTCCACTTCAGGGAATAGCAACATCTCTCCCCAACTTGTGAACGAATGGATTGA AATCCAAGATTCACTCAAGAAACGGCTGATAACAGATGACGAATTCGACTGGAAGTTACCCCCAATGAAAGACCAAGATTCTGAGGGGATggaagaaaatcaagattcTAACGTTGAAATCCTCAAGTATGTGGGTGGGGTTGACTTGAGTTTCTCAAGAAATGACTCGTTAATTGCTTGTGCAACCCTTGTGGTTCTGGACATTTCTACTCTTGAAGTCGTGCATGAAGATTCCTCCATTATTAAGCTCCGTATCCCTTATGTTCCTGGCTTCTTGGCATTCAGAGAG GCACCAGTGCTTCTAGAACTTCTAAAGAAAATGGAGACGACATCACCTACATTGTATCCCCAG GTACTGATGGTTGATGGCAATGGACTTCTTCATCCTCGAG GCTTTGGATTAGCTTGTCATCTTGGAGTGTTGGCTGATCTTCCTACCATTGGGATAGGAAAGAAT TTGCACCAAGTTGATGGCCTTACGCAATCTAGAGTAAGACAAGTGCTTGAAGCTAATGGAAAGCCACGTAGTGATATCTTCCCTTTAATCGGCGACTCTGGGTCTACTTTAGGAGCA GCAATGTGGACAACTAAAAGCTCCCTAAAACCCATATTTATTTCAGTTGGTCATCGTGTATCTCTTCCGAGTGCCATCAAGATTGTCAAGTTGTTTGGTAGGTTTCGGGTTCCAGAACCCATCAGGCAG gCTGACATTAGATCAAAGGATTTTTTTCGAAAGCATGGCTTAAGCTAA
- the LOC105164960 gene encoding endonuclease V isoform X7 — translation MEEDASTSGNSNISPQLVNEWIEIQDSLKKRLITDDEFDWKLPPMKDQDSEGMEENQDSNVEILKYVGGVDLSFSRNDSLIACATLVVLDISTLEVVHEDSSIIKLRIPYVPGFLAFREAPVLLELLKKMETTSPTLYPQVLMVDGNGLLHPRGFGLACHLGVLADLPTIGIGKNAMWTTKSSLKPIFISVGHRVSLPSAIKIVKLFGRFRVPEPIRQADIRSKDFFRKHGLS, via the exons ATGGAAGAAGACGCTTCCACTTCAGGGAATAGCAACATCTCTCCCCAACTTGTGAACGAATGGATTGA AATCCAAGATTCACTCAAGAAACGGCTGATAACAGATGACGAATTCGACTGGAAGTTACCCCCAATGAAAGACCAAGATTCTGAGGGGATggaagaaaatcaagattcTAACGTTGAAATCCTCAAGTATGTGGGTGGGGTTGACTTGAGTTTCTCAAGAAATGACTCGTTAATTGCTTGTGCAACCCTTGTGGTTCTGGACATTTCTACTCTTGAAGTCGTGCATGAAGATTCCTCCATTATTAAGCTCCGTATCCCTTATGTTCCTGGCTTCTTGGCATTCAGAGAG GCACCAGTGCTTCTAGAACTTCTAAAGAAAATGGAGACGACATCACCTACATTGTATCCCCAG GTACTGATGGTTGATGGCAATGGACTTCTTCATCCTCGAG GCTTTGGATTAGCTTGTCATCTTGGAGTGTTGGCTGATCTTCCTACCATTGGGATAGGAAAGAAT GCAATGTGGACAACTAAAAGCTCCCTAAAACCCATATTTATTTCAGTTGGTCATCGTGTATCTCTTCCGAGTGCCATCAAGATTGTCAAGTTGTTTGGTAGGTTTCGGGTTCCAGAACCCATCAGGCAG gCTGACATTAGATCAAAGGATTTTTTTCGAAAGCATGGCTTAAGCTAA